CGAATGGTTCGACTTCAGGAGTTTTCGATGCGTATGCAATGGCTAAGTACAGTGAATAGGCTGAGCCGTGAACTCGATGAGATCATGGATTGCGACAGTCCCGTGGGCGATTTCAACTCACTTGAAAGCGAAAAGTTGTTCTCATGGTATCGACGTGGTTTGGCAATATGCGCTGAAAGACTAATTGCAAATCGATTCATGGAAAGCGACGGAAAAGTTGTTCAGATCGTTGGTGAGGAAAGCAAATTCGCTGAAGATTGTTTGTTTGTGGGCAATCATGTTTTAGACGAGTGGGTGGAGGTGCATCGCCGGCGAAGTGATCCTGCTTTGCATGAACCAATGGAAAATTTGGGGACCGTAATTTCGGAGCGGATAAGCGATCTCGATCAGAAATGGTCTTCTGTCGTAAGGGTCCAGAACGGTCTGCAGACGATTTCAAGACTTTCCAAGAGTTGTGAAGAAGTGGAGAGGAATGAAGAGCGTGAATCGGAGATTTGTAGAGGACTATTTCGGGCAATCTTTCAGGTGTGTTCTATTCAAACTCGTCGTTTAACTGAGGCCGTAGTGTTCTTGTCCTAATGGTGACACTGCTCGGAGGATGTGATTAATGCGCGCATATATCGGGGTGACACGACGTCGTTATCCATCGAAACACTTTACAATGGCTGACGAGAATCTCGCTGACTGGGCTAATAGTCAGGACACTTCGAAGGGCTATCGAGTGAGGAAGGTGTGTACTCTCTACGGTCAGTACGATTTTATGATTGTGGTCGAAGCCAATGATCTTCACTTACTTCATCTTGTTGTCCAAGAAATTGGATCACAGAACGGTATTGGTGATACTGAAACGTTTATCGCGAGCTCGAAAGACGATGTAGGTAGAGAGACTTCGCTGATTAATGATCCAGGTTGTGTTGCTCTATGCTTCAATGTCGACTTCGGATACGCAGCAGAAGATGGGATCGACCGTATTAAAGAGCAACGCCTCGGTATGCCTGCAAGTCCAGAAGCTGCAATTCATCGCGGAAAATTAACTAAGTGTGAGCATTTGGCTGAAACGCTGCGGAATGAAGATCGCGTACTTTTTGCCGATGCCGTATTTGGCAAATTTGACGTGATAGCGATTATTAAAGAAGGTGTTCAGAAGAGCAGTTCGGGAGAGATGCAAACGCTTCATCAGTTTCTTGTGTATCAGGTGGATAACCTGGACCATATTTTGAAGACGGCAACTCTGATGAACTGCCCAAAGATGACGAACAAGTCGTAGTGAGCGTCGTCACTTGTTTTATGACCAAAAGAGATATCGTTACTTAGCTGTACGGTGTGTTTTTGCTTAGAAATGCAAATGATTGAGTTAACTGATTGTTGTGGAAGATAGAAAACCTGCCGAAGATCGCCAGAAAACCCAACCCGAGATCGACACCAAAGTGCGGATTTTCGGGGCGGCCCTGGTCGTGATTGTTATCGTTACAGGGGTCCTGTTTTGGTCGGTGATGCTGATGGTGGTTTCGTCGGTGAAATCAAAGCCTTCCTCGTCCAGCGGGAAGCTGACCCCGGCCGAGGCTCTTTTTCTGGAGCAGACCACACGCGATTGATCGCTTTGGTGACTTCTGATTGAAGGCGGTCCATAAAAAAGTGCGTGCCCTGGGATAGAGCACGCACTTTCGTTGTTGGTCGGATTGGCGTTTCGCTTAGTGCAGTTCGACTGGTTGGCCAGGAACGGGGAACGATTCGCACAGCGAAGCAACTTCGCCGCGGATGCGGGCATGAACGGAAGCGTCCTCGGGAGCCTTGAGGGCTTCGAGGATCCAGCCGCCGATCATCTTCATTTCTTCGGTTTTCATGCCGCGAGTCGTCAACGCTGGCGTACCAATGCGGATCCCGCTTGGGTCCATTGGCTTGCGTTCGTCGAACGGGATCATGTTCTTGTTGACCGTGATGCCGCAAGCGCCCAGGGCGTTTTCGGCTGGCGTGCCGGTCGTGCCGACAGCGGTCACGTCGACCAGCATCAAGTGGTTTTCGGTGCCGCCCGAGACAAGCTTCAAGCCGCCTGACATCAGGGTGTCGGCCAAGGTCTTAGCGTTGTCGACCACCTGCTGAGCGTATTGCTTGAACTCTGGCTGCAAGGCTTCGTGGAAGCAGATCGCTTTGCCGGCGATCACGTGCATCAACGGACCGCCCTGGGTGCCAGGGAAGACGTTGCGATTGATCATCTTCGCGTTCTCTTCCTTGCACAGGATCAGACCCGAGCGAGGGCCACGCAGCGTCTTGTGACATGTCGTCGTCACGTAGTCGGCGTAAGGAACCGGGCTGTTGTGGATGCCACCGGCAACCAGGCCAGCGTAGTGAGCCATATCGACGAACAGCTTAGCACCGACGTCGTTGGCAATTTCGGCAAACTTTTCGTGCGGGATTTCACGCGGGTAAGCGGAAGCACCAGCGACGATCAGCTTTGGCTTGTGTTCTTTGGCCAGCTTGGCGATCGCATCGAAGTCGAGGCGATGCGTTTCGCGATCGACGCCGTAGCTAATGAAGTTGTAGAGGATGCCGCTGACGTTCAGCTTCATGCCGTGGGTCAAGTGACCACCATGGGCCAGATCGAGCCCCAGGATCGTATCGCCTGGTTCGACAGCCGTCAGGTAGACCGCGAAGTTGGCTTGCGAGCCAGCGTGGGGCTGAACGTTGGCATGCTCGGCACCAAACAGTTGCTTGGCTCGGTCGATCGCCACTTGTTCGATCACGTCGACATGTTCGCAGCCGCCATAGTAGCGACGGCCTGGGTAACCTTCGGCGTACTTATTGGTCAGCACGCTGCCGACGGCCTGTTGAATGGCCGCGCTGGTGTAGTTTTCCGAGGCAATCATTTCCAGGCCGTCTGCCTGACGAACCTGTTCCGCCTTGATGGCTGCCCAAATTTCGGGATCGTTTTGCTTGATTAAGTTCATGCCAACGTCGTGGTTGTAACCATGTGGGGACCCCAGAGCGAACCAATGCCCCGGAAAGAATATTGAATTGTCGGAAAGCGTGTAGGGTTCGTCAACGGGCACAGATGCCCCCAGATTTAAGGCATACAGATATCGCAATTTGCAGGGAAATATCGGAGAATTACTCCCCTGCCCCCCGCACCATTTCGATACCGTGGCATTGCGAACCAGGAAACACCGACGATGAGCCAGCCCAACCCGTTTGAAGCTCCCCGGCCAGATGCCCCGCTGATCCCTGCGGATCGGCCGCCATTGGATACCTCGGGCGATGCCACGGGAGGCTTGATTCCTTATAAAAATCCATCCGCGTTGGCGGCGTATTACCTGGGGATTATCGGGATGTTCCCGGTGATTGGGATCTTCGCTTCGATTCCGGCGTTCGTCCTGGGAATCATGGGGCTGCGAGCCCGTAAGAGAAACCCGGCGATCAAAGGCTCCGTCCATGCATGGATCGGAATCGTGCTCGGGTTCTTGGCGACGTTGGCCAACTTGTCATGCATCAGCCTGATGGTGATTGGCCTGGTCGGCGGGGCTGTGCGATAAAGCCTGCGGGAACTGGTTAGTCGATCGGTTCTGCCAGATAGTCTACGAAGCCTTGCTTGGCTTGCTCTTCGGTCGGGCGTACCAACTGAGCGACTAACTCGCCATCGAGTAGAAATACAAACGTTGGCCAGAGCTTCACGCGGAAGGTCCTTCCCAGGCGTTTTCCGCGACCATCGGCGACCCGAATATGGTTGATCTCGGGGTGTTCGGTGAGCAGAGCCTGAACGGTATCAGAAAGCTTCTGGCAATGCTCACACCAGTTCTGGCCGAATTCGATCACCAGGCGTCCTTGCGACTGGTCGATCTCTTGCCGCGACGGGACAACTTCCCGGTATTCACAGTCAAAAGGCATGGGGCGAAACTCGATATCAAAGCTAGGCGGAAACCACGGGTAGTCCATGGTCAGTGTAGCATATTTGCGCCCAGCTCTTCCGATTTCGTGCGAGGATCGTCTCGAGTTCGCCCCCCAGACCAACGATGCCGTTACTCGGCACCCATTTGCGTTTCCGCCGAATCGACCGACTTGGGTTTGCTCTTGGGCGGGTTGCTCGAGATGTCGACATCGATCACCGATGTCGGTTGAGTGGGATCGATGGTGACCGACTTGTAGCCAGATCGGCTGTAGACCTCGGGGATCTCGGTGGTCGTTCCCTTGCCATTGTTGGCGTTGGCGGGCACCGGATGAATCTTCAGCATGTACGTACCAGGGACCGCGCCCAAACCATAGCGACGCGTGCCGAGTTCGTAATAGCCATTCTCGTCAGTGATGCCGAACGCGTTGGGATGGGTCTCCGATTCGAAGGCGACTTCGACAAACGGAACCGGTTTCCCTTCCATTCGCACGACACCACTCACGTTGACAGTTTTTAACGTGTAGCCGCCGCATCCCAGAGAACTGGCCAGCACGATGGCCAGAATAGTCAACAGGCTGGATCGAATCATGACGTTTCTTACGCCTCGTGTTGGAACGGAACTAAATCAGCACGTGGTGAAGATTGTGAAGTTGGCGTGAACCAAGATCGACCGCCTGCCTGAAGCCTCGGCAGGCGATCGCTTCGCAAGGAAAGATCGGCGATTAATACTCAGGAATGACCTGACCATCGTCACGCTGGCCAATGTTGCCCAGCACGGCCCGGTCGATCGTTTCTGGAATCATCCGTACGCTACCGTCGCCATAGACGAACATCGCACCGCCAACATGGTGCGAGCCGAAGCTGTAGATGCTTTGGCCATTGATCAGGTAAAGATCGTTGGCGATGCCGCTACGTTCCTGTCCACGCAGTGTCGACATTAGGTTGTAAGCCGTCGGCGAACCGGAGGTCGAAGCGCCGTTGCGAGTCTGACCGACCCAGACGCTGCCGTTGTAGTCCATGAAATCGCCGGTACTTTCGTCGATGGTACCGTTCGGGCCATAAGCCGTTTCGCCGACCATTACCGTATTGGAAAGGCCATCGGTGGCATCGCGGAACTTGACGTTGCTATTCGCGCCGAACATGCCGTTGTTAGCATGTGGGCAACTGCCGGCAACGATGCCGGAGCAAGCGTCGTCGGTGTAGGTGATCTGCATGTTGCGTTCGCCGAAGACGGCTTTATACGTGTTAATCGCGTGAGCAGGAGCGGTCGACGAACTCGGGATTGTTTCGTTCAAGTTACCGCCAGGGGCACTCGGGCAGCGATAGGCCGAGATGAAGGTCTGCGAGTACAGCACGATGTCGGGATCGTCCGAGCAGTGTTGTTCATTCATTCGCAGGCCTTCAAACACGTTGTTCTGTTCGATCTGTGGCAGAATCATCGCTGCCCACGACCAGCCAGGTCCAGACAAAGCTGTGCCAGAGTTCGAGGGAGATCGCGAGAAGGCCATCGGCAAGCAGCCGCGGCTGTCGTGATAGGTGTGCATCGCGAGACCAATCTGCTTCAGATTGTTGGTGCATTGCATTCGGCGGGCAGCTTCACGAGCCTGTTGCACAGCCGGCAACAATAAGGCGATCAAAACACCAATGATGGCGATCACCACGAGTAGCTCTACCAGCGTGAAGCCCCGGGTGTGATTGGAACGAGGTGACATGACAACTCCATCGTATAACCGGATCGGATAAAAACAGAGGGTTCCTGCGCACGATGGAGATGTCTTTTTTCGTTGGGTTTGTGGGGGTAGCCTTACTCTAGAAAACGCCTTGTTGGTTCGAAATGACTAAAAGCGCAAGTTTCTTAATCGTTTACGCAATTAGACTTCCAGGGGACCGT
The nucleotide sequence above comes from Bremerella sp. JC817. Encoded proteins:
- a CDS encoding DUF1559 domain-containing protein, whose product is MSPRSNHTRGFTLVELLVVIAIIGVLIALLLPAVQQAREAARRMQCTNNLKQIGLAMHTYHDSRGCLPMAFSRSPSNSGTALSGPGWSWAAMILPQIEQNNVFEGLRMNEQHCSDDPDIVLYSQTFISAYRCPSAPGGNLNETIPSSSTAPAHAINTYKAVFGERNMQITYTDDACSGIVAGSCPHANNGMFGANSNVKFRDATDGLSNTVMVGETAYGPNGTIDESTGDFMDYNGSVWVGQTRNGASTSGSPTAYNLMSTLRGQERSGIANDLYLINGQSIYSFGSHHVGGAMFVYGDGSVRMIPETIDRAVLGNIGQRDDGQVIPEY
- a CDS encoding thioredoxin family protein; translation: MPFDCEYREVVPSRQEIDQSQGRLVIEFGQNWCEHCQKLSDTVQALLTEHPEINHIRVADGRGKRLGRTFRVKLWPTFVFLLDGELVAQLVRPTEEQAKQGFVDYLAEPID
- a CDS encoding Lrp/AsnC ligand binding domain-containing protein, whose product is MRAYIGVTRRRYPSKHFTMADENLADWANSQDTSKGYRVRKVCTLYGQYDFMIVVEANDLHLLHLVVQEIGSQNGIGDTETFIASSKDDVGRETSLINDPGCVALCFNVDFGYAAEDGIDRIKEQRLGMPASPEAAIHRGKLTKCEHLAETLRNEDRVLFADAVFGKFDVIAIIKEGVQKSSSGEMQTLHQFLVYQVDNLDHILKTATLMNCPKMTNKS
- the glyA gene encoding serine hydroxymethyltransferase — its product is MNLIKQNDPEIWAAIKAEQVRQADGLEMIASENYTSAAIQQAVGSVLTNKYAEGYPGRRYYGGCEHVDVIEQVAIDRAKQLFGAEHANVQPHAGSQANFAVYLTAVEPGDTILGLDLAHGGHLTHGMKLNVSGILYNFISYGVDRETHRLDFDAIAKLAKEHKPKLIVAGASAYPREIPHEKFAEIANDVGAKLFVDMAHYAGLVAGGIHNSPVPYADYVTTTCHKTLRGPRSGLILCKEENAKMINRNVFPGTQGGPLMHVIAGKAICFHEALQPEFKQYAQQVVDNAKTLADTLMSGGLKLVSGGTENHLMLVDVTAVGTTGTPAENALGACGITVNKNMIPFDERKPMDPSGIRIGTPALTTRGMKTEEMKMIGGWILEALKAPEDASVHARIRGEVASLCESFPVPGQPVELH
- a CDS encoding DUF4190 domain-containing protein, translated to MSQPNPFEAPRPDAPLIPADRPPLDTSGDATGGLIPYKNPSALAAYYLGIIGMFPVIGIFASIPAFVLGIMGLRARKRNPAIKGSVHAWIGIVLGFLATLANLSCISLMVIGLVGGAVR